One segment of Chionomys nivalis chromosome 1, mChiNiv1.1, whole genome shotgun sequence DNA contains the following:
- the LOC130877129 gene encoding GTPase IMAP family member 9-like, producing MAAHRNTEVRIILVGKTGNGKSATANTILGRRQFESKISAHAVTKTCQKASREWKGKNLVVVDTPGLFDTKKTMKATCTEISRCVLYSCPGPHAIILVLQLGRFTEEEQKTVSLIKSLFGEAAMRYMIVLFTRKDDLEDQSLDDFLGESNDKLNNVIAQCGKRRLAFNNKAAEAEREDQVEQLVGLIEQMVDRNGGSYFSEKIYEDIDRRLRRCLRELEETYAQELNAEIKRIERECAHGSEEEKKKRMDSAKKNYDEKMENLKEKAEETILGYIYRKIHELLSEIWNKLRS from the coding sequence ATGGCCGCCCACAGAAACACTGAGGTGAGGATCATTCTGGTAGGAAAAACTGGGAACGGAAAGAGTGCCACAGCAAACACCATCCTTGGGAGACGTCAATTCGAGTCTAAGATTTCTGCCCACGCTGTTACCAAGACCTGCCAGAAGGCATCCAGGGAATGGAAGGGGAAAAACCTTGTTGTAGTTGACACCCCTGGGCTCTTTGACACCAAGAAGACCATGAAAGCCACATGTACAGAAATCAGCCGCTGTGTTCTCTACTCCTGCCCTGGGCCTCACGCCATCATCCTGGTTCTGCAGCTGGGCCGCTTCACGGAGGAAGAGCAGAAAACGGTCTCCCTGATCAAGAGTCTTTTTGGGGAGGCGGCCATGAGGTACATGATTGTCTTGTTTACTCGCAAAGATGACCTTGAGGACCAGAGCCTGGATGACTTTTTAGGCGAGTCAAATGACAAGCTAAATAATGTCATCGCGCAGTGTGGGAAACGCCGCCTGGCCTTTAATAACAAAGCGGCAGAGGCGGAGCGAGAAGATCAAGTAGAGCAGCTGGTAGGACTGATAGAGCAAATGGTGGACAGGAACGGGGGCTCTTACTTCTCTGAGAAGATATACGAGGACATAGACAGAAGGCTGAGACGATGCCTGAGGGAACTCGAGGAAACTTACGCTCAGGAACTCAATGCTGAAATCAAAAGAATAGAAAGGGAATGTGCTCACGgatcagaagaagaaaagaagaaacgaATGGATTCTGCAAAGAAAAATTAtgatgagaaaatggaaaatctgaagGAAAAGGCTGAAGAGACTATACTTGGGTATATTTACAGGAAGATACATGAACTGCTTTCAGAAATTTGGAACAAGTTGAGATCGTGA